Proteins encoded together in one Triticum dicoccoides isolate Atlit2015 ecotype Zavitan chromosome 7B, WEW_v2.0, whole genome shotgun sequence window:
- the LOC119338439 gene encoding protein PROTON GRADIENT REGULATION 5, chloroplastic-like, protein MTASVSYGLRALPTWSSSVSGDDHCSALAMSVSARGPRWTRPLRTPARMGNVNEGKGIFAPLVVVVRNIVGRKRFNQLRGKAIALHSQVITEFCKTIGADPKQRQGLIRLAKKNGEKLGFLA, encoded by the exons ATGACTGCGTCCGTCTCCTACGGGCTGCGAGCACTTCCGACGTGGTCCAGCTCTGTGTCCGGTGACGACCACTGCTCGGCGCTGGCCATGTCGGTGTCGGCGCGGGGGCCCCGGTGGACGCGGCCCCTTCGGACGCCGGCGAGGATGGGCAATGTAAACGAGGGCAAGGGCATCTTCGCgcccctggtggtggtggtgcgcaaCATCGTCGGACGCAAGCGCTTCAACCAGCTCAGGGGCAAGGCCATCGCGCTGCACTCCCAG GTGATTACCGAGTTCTGTAAGACCATCGGCGCTGACCCCAAGCAGAGGCAGGGCTTGATCCGCCTCGCCAAGAAGAACGGCGAGAAGCTCGGATTCCTTGCTTGA